In one window of Candidatus Neomarinimicrobiota bacterium DNA:
- a CDS encoding BMC domain-containing protein: MVGTEKALGLVETRGLVAAIEAADTMVKAANVRLLGKEVTAAALVTVSVEGETGAVRASVSAGAAAAERVGELVSSHVIPRPHDETDRVLIHPGGRSGPPTPTPADDAPPTETSVPSQQELASLPVRELRDIARRTAGFGLQGRDISRATKEQLLAAFRQVA; encoded by the coding sequence ATGGTTGGCACAGAAAAGGCTCTAGGGCTGGTTGAGACCCGGGGTCTGGTAGCTGCCATCGAAGCGGCCGACACCATGGTGAAAGCGGCCAACGTACGCCTGCTGGGCAAGGAGGTGACGGCCGCGGCGCTGGTTACGGTGAGCGTCGAAGGTGAGACCGGCGCGGTGCGTGCGAGTGTATCGGCTGGCGCTGCGGCAGCGGAGCGAGTAGGCGAGCTGGTCTCCAGCCACGTGATTCCCAGGCCGCATGACGAAACTGACCGGGTGCTCATTCATCCGGGCGGCAGATCCGGACCCCCTACGCCCACCCCCGCCGATGACGCGCCACCGACAGAGACGAGCGTGCCCTCCCAGCAGGAACTAGCGTCGCTGCCGGTTCGGGAGCTGCGCGATATTGCCCGGCGGACAGCGGGTTTCGGCCTGCAGGGCAGGGATATTTCCCGGGCCACCAAGGAGCAGCTCCTGGCAGCGTTCCGACAGGTAGCCTGA